GTGCTCGTGGAAGACCGGGCGTATTTCAAAATCGAACGCCTCGATCGATTTGTGGAGCAGCATCAGCTCTTTGTCATTCGAATGAAGGACAACATCGAACTTCATCAGAAAAAAAGCTTGAAACGCCTTTCCAGCACATCTTCATCGGTTCAAGCCGACTTCACGTGCCAGTTGGGGACGAAACAATGCCGATCGACCAAGCGTCACCGGGTAGTGATCTTTCGAGATGCAAATGGCCGCGACATTCGGGTCGTGACGAATCTCTTCCATGCGTCTGCGGAAACCATTGCCGACATGTACCAACAACGTTGGACCGTTGAAGTCTTTTTCCGCTGGGTAAAGCAATATCTGAATGTCCCAACCTTGTTTGGCACGACGGAAAATGCGGTATACAATCAGCTGTTTGGGGCGTTCATTGCGTATGTGTTGCTGCGATGGCTGTATGATCAAACCAAAAAACGGACGAACGTCTCTCTTTCCTTCATTTCGTTTGTTCGCCGTTTTTTCTCTGGGCAGCTTCCTCTCGATTGGAAATCCGGGATGGCCGCTGCTTTGTTTGAGTATGCCCAAATTTATGGAAGACGTATGTCTAATTTTGGATAATCAACACTCGTGAAACATGATATAAAAAGGTAAAGTAAATCGTTGTTGTCTGAAATAAATAATATCTGGTTTCCAATTTAATATTTTTTTTATTAGGAACGGGTTTGTCGCTAACTCCAAATAGTTTCTAAAAGATATTACTTCGGTATCTAGGGATTCAAATAATGAGTTTAAGCCATATTTTGTAAAACAAAATAATTTTACCTCATTACCGTTTTTAGTCCACTCTTTAATCTGGTAATATATCTTTTTCTCTACTCCTCCCTCTTTCTCAAACTTACCAGTGATTACATAGGCTATTTTCACTTCTTTCACCTCTTAGGATTTAAACTCAACTTTTGTGCAATTTCCCTCTCTTATTGCAACCTAAACGTTATTGATTTCTTAATAACTGATTCCGGAACATCTCTTAATTTTCTCGCCGGCACTCCTACCACTAGTTCTTCCTTCTCTACATCCTTCG
Above is a window of Geobacillus thermoleovorans DNA encoding:
- a CDS encoding IS4 family transposase, which translates into the protein MNKHTTLPNLMQKLVSDEEIQLIAEAVGYRDSSRTFTLRELIHFFLLAAMHQWKSFRHGADVGPLYGLPRFHYSTVSKKAKEVPYDIMKRLLALIISKCNRQTRRSLRFPKPLRVVDSTTVTVGKNRLPWAPYHGERAGVKLHVAYSPESSLPADVVETIGLRHDGPVGEQLTNAQQVLVEDRAYFKIERLDRFVEQHQLFVIRMKDNIELHQKKSLKRLSSTSSSVQADFTCQLGTKQCRSTKRHRVVIFRDANGRDIRVVTNLFHASAETIADMYQQRWTVEVFFRWVKQYLNVPTLFGTTENAVYNQLFGAFIAYVLLRWLYDQTKKRTNVSLSFISFVRRFFSGQLPLDWKSGMAAALFEYAQIYGRRMSNFG
- a CDS encoding glycosyltransferase family protein gives rise to the protein MKIAYVITGKFEKEGGVEKKIYYQIKEWTKNGNEVKLFCFTKYGLNSLFESLDTEVISFRNYLELATNPFLIKKILNWKPDIIYFRQQRFTLPFYIMFHEC